A genome region from Piliocolobus tephrosceles isolate RC106 chromosome 8, ASM277652v3, whole genome shotgun sequence includes the following:
- the LOC116418874 gene encoding vegetative cell wall protein gp1-like, with translation MLQGLREGTNTGKECAPGLQPGTEDLGKPGLGRRASGAPAPRALSQSHRRAPSRGCGKASRSAQLTRLPEPPAHPRCPGQLRAPRPPAPAPQPLRSAPPGGQSSESSLEGRSPRVGENRVLPARQLQPAPRASSQAWVCPRAGSSPADTRRLRFCRDPRRPPNRSLSEPAPPPGPPTPRPHLGRRPATHLSAVQPETLPSSPVPGSGVSAQTREKATRLLRSPPQRAADSSRTGRRSRGRGWPLADRRGRSRAAHWPRLALVPSPGSAGGRHQHAASSEYFAQNFSARAARRLARGAAQGRERRGGACEARGRGPEGAGGR, from the exons ATGCTGCAGGGCCTCCGGGAAGGGACCAAT ACAGGAAAGGAATGTGCCCCGGGGCTCCAGCCCGGCACGGAGGATCTGGGCAAGCCGGGATTGGGAAGGCGGGCGAGCGGAGCGCCTGCCCCGAGAGCGTTGTCTCAGTCTCACCGGCGTGCCCCATCCCGCGGATGTGGTAAAGCGTCGCGCTCCGCCCAATTAACCAGGCTTCCTGAGCCTCCAGCCCATCCCCGCTGCCCAGGACAGCTCCGCGCGCCGCGTCCTCCCGCACCTGCGCCCCAGCCCCTGCGCTCGGCTCCTCCTGGCGGTCAATCCTCTGAGTCGTCCCTCGAGGGACGGAGCCCTAGGGTGGGTGAGAACCGGGTCCTCCCTGCCCGGCAGCTGCAGCCGGCACCGAGGGCGAGCTCCCAGGCTTGGGTCTGCCCCAGGGCCGGATCCTCCCCGGCCGACACGCGCAGACTTCGGTTCTGCAGAGACCCGCGGCGCCCCCCAAACCGCAGCCTTTCCGAGCCCGCGCCGCCGCCAGGACCCCCGACACCTCGGCCCCATTTAGGCAGGCGCCCCGCCACTCACCTGAGCGCTGTGCAGCCGGAGACGCTCCCTAGTTCCCCGGTGCCGGGCTCGGGGGTTAGCGCACAGACCCGGGAGAAGGCAACCCGGCTTCTCCGGTCCCCCCCGCAACGTGCAGCTGACAGCTCTCGCACCGGCCGCAGGAGTCGGGGGCGGGGATGGCCACTCGCGGACAGACGGGGCCGGAGCCGCGCTGCGCACTGGCCACGTCTCGCTCTGGTCCCTTCTCCCGGGTCGGCTGGCGGGCGCCACCAGCACGCGGCCAGTTCTGAGTACTTTGCCCAGAACTTCTCGGCGCGCGCCGCCCGGCGATTAGCCAGGGGAGCCGCGCAGGGGCGGGAGCGCAGGGGAGGGGCCTGCGAGGCCCGGGGGCGGGGCCCCGAGGGGGCGGGAGGGCGGTAG